In a genomic window of Dyadobacter fermentans DSM 18053:
- a CDS encoding SusC/RagA family TonB-linked outer membrane protein, with amino-acid sequence MNNQNRRNPLMGLRRPLFALLAAGCLSPQEVWSEKLRFEPAVTYRKPVDKTITGKVVDEKNNPLPGVSVVVKGTTTGSITGTDGTYTLDVPDNAVTLAFSFIGYTSQEITIGNQSNIQVTLLPSSEELTEVVVVGYGTQSSAAVTGAVSNIQARDLVRTPSIGTADALVGRVQGITARKADARPGAATTIQIRNMGTPLFVIDGIPSDAASFNNLGQNDIESVSILKDASAAIYGLRASNGVVLVTTKRGKAGDGTKINLSGYYGLQNFTRYPKPANAYQHMRGLVESDVNQGRTPSITPAELEKWRVGTEKGYQSFDYYDMVMRPNVPQYFGNANVQGGTEKMNYFLSIGHLNQDALIRDYNFKRTNIQANLESSLTKGLKVGTQISGRIEDRFQVGVPGLDDYFNPFLSIFTMWPTERPYANDNPAYINQTHNVNVNPATYKKDVTGYIDEITRAVKGNFYAEYDFKFGLKAKGTYSYGFSNFDFDGFEYTYDAYTYDEKTDTYNVVPGGGNQNPWRERRKRNIVDRFAQLQLSYAKAFGDHDISAVAAYERSDNVNTYLVVHTVPPNNYIPLMSFANQDLLIDEWSTEARAGYVGRVNYNFKQKYLLELVGRYDGSFLYAPGKRYGFFPGVSAGWRISEEDFFKGKLENVFSSLKLRASYGRTGADRLNNANNDFVVAPFSYLPGYNFLQGSAIFDGNYNIGVRPRGLPITTLSWITNITSNIGIDFGLLDGRLSGQFDIFERKRTGLPAARYDVLLPSEVGYSLPNENLNSDTNRGLEGVLTYKSNVGQVDYTLSANATLSRRRDLDFYKPRFGNSYNEYRDSFVDRWGNINWGYQVVGQFQSMEQIESHAVDNDGQGNRSHLPGDFIYKDVNGDGIINNLDERPIGYAEGANPYLSFALNGSVSYKGFSMFFDFAGASLQSFQRNWELKIPYQNNGTSPNYMLEDRWHREDPFDPNSKWVEGTYPAIRKDNTSHVNFRKSDFWITNVRYIRLRNIELGYSFDQNISKKIGLSALRIYVNASNLFSIDNVKKYGIDPEISSGNALVYPQQRLFNAGFNLTF; translated from the coding sequence ATGAACAACCAAAACAGACGAAACCCCTTGATGGGGCTTCGCAGGCCTCTTTTTGCCCTTTTGGCAGCTGGATGCCTGTCGCCTCAGGAGGTCTGGTCGGAAAAACTCCGCTTTGAACCGGCCGTGACGTACCGAAAACCGGTAGACAAAACCATCACCGGAAAGGTAGTCGACGAGAAGAACAACCCGCTCCCCGGCGTGAGCGTGGTCGTGAAAGGCACCACCACCGGAAGCATTACCGGCACCGACGGTACTTACACGCTCGATGTCCCCGACAATGCCGTAACACTCGCATTCTCGTTCATCGGCTACACCTCGCAGGAAATCACGATCGGCAACCAGTCCAACATCCAGGTAACATTGCTGCCGAGCAGCGAGGAGCTGACGGAAGTAGTGGTGGTAGGTTACGGAACGCAGTCGTCCGCCGCGGTGACCGGTGCGGTAAGCAACATCCAGGCGCGCGACCTCGTGCGTACGCCATCGATCGGAACGGCCGATGCATTGGTAGGCCGGGTGCAGGGTATCACCGCCCGGAAAGCCGATGCGCGCCCCGGAGCAGCCACCACCATCCAGATCCGGAACATGGGAACGCCGCTGTTCGTCATCGACGGCATTCCTTCCGACGCGGCGAGCTTCAACAACCTTGGCCAGAACGACATCGAGAGCGTGTCGATCCTGAAAGACGCCTCGGCAGCCATTTATGGTTTGCGGGCTTCCAACGGCGTGGTGCTCGTGACTACCAAGCGCGGCAAAGCGGGCGACGGGACGAAGATCAACCTCTCGGGCTACTATGGTTTGCAAAACTTCACCCGCTACCCCAAGCCGGCCAATGCCTACCAGCACATGCGTGGCCTCGTGGAATCGGATGTGAACCAGGGCCGGACGCCGTCCATTACACCAGCTGAACTGGAAAAATGGCGCGTGGGCACAGAAAAGGGCTATCAGAGCTTTGATTACTATGACATGGTCATGCGCCCCAACGTGCCGCAGTATTTTGGGAATGCCAATGTCCAGGGTGGTACCGAAAAGATGAACTACTTCCTGTCGATCGGCCACCTGAACCAGGACGCATTGATCCGCGACTATAACTTTAAACGGACCAACATCCAGGCCAACCTCGAATCGAGCCTCACGAAGGGCCTCAAAGTGGGCACGCAGATCAGCGGCCGTATCGAAGACCGCTTCCAGGTGGGTGTGCCGGGGCTTGATGATTATTTCAACCCCTTTCTCAGCATTTTCACCATGTGGCCCACCGAGCGTCCGTACGCCAACGACAACCCGGCTTACATTAACCAGACCCACAACGTGAACGTGAACCCGGCGACCTACAAAAAGGACGTGACCGGCTACATCGACGAGATCACCAGGGCCGTAAAAGGCAACTTCTACGCCGAATATGATTTCAAATTCGGTCTGAAAGCGAAAGGAACCTATTCCTACGGATTCTCTAATTTCGACTTCGACGGTTTCGAATATACGTACGACGCTTACACCTACGACGAAAAGACCGACACTTACAACGTAGTGCCCGGCGGCGGTAACCAAAACCCGTGGCGCGAACGTCGCAAGCGTAACATCGTAGACCGCTTCGCCCAGTTGCAGCTGAGCTATGCGAAAGCATTCGGCGACCACGACATTTCCGCAGTAGCCGCCTACGAGCGTTCCGACAATGTGAATACTTACCTCGTGGTGCACACCGTTCCGCCAAACAACTACATTCCATTAATGTCCTTCGCAAACCAGGATTTGCTCATCGACGAATGGAGCACCGAGGCGCGGGCCGGGTATGTGGGTAGGGTTAATTATAATTTCAAACAAAAATACCTGCTCGAACTCGTGGGCCGCTATGATGGCTCGTTCCTTTATGCGCCGGGCAAACGCTACGGTTTCTTCCCGGGCGTATCGGCCGGATGGCGTATTTCGGAGGAGGATTTCTTCAAAGGCAAGCTGGAAAATGTGTTCAGCAGCCTGAAACTCCGTGCCTCGTACGGCCGCACCGGTGCCGACCGTCTCAACAATGCCAACAACGATTTCGTAGTAGCGCCATTCAGCTACCTGCCGGGTTACAACTTCCTGCAAGGCAGCGCGATTTTCGATGGTAACTACAACATCGGCGTGCGCCCGCGCGGTTTGCCGATCACCACGCTTTCATGGATTACCAACATCACGAGCAACATCGGTATCGATTTCGGCTTGCTGGACGGCCGGTTGTCGGGTCAGTTTGATATTTTTGAAAGAAAACGCACCGGATTGCCTGCGGCGCGTTACGATGTGCTGCTGCCGTCGGAAGTGGGCTACTCGCTGCCGAACGAAAACCTCAACTCGGACACGAACCGAGGTTTGGAAGGTGTTTTGACCTACAAAAGCAATGTAGGCCAGGTGGATTACACATTGAGCGCCAACGCAACCTTATCCCGCCGCCGCGACCTGGATTTCTACAAACCGCGTTTCGGAAATTCTTATAACGAATACCGCGACTCGTTTGTGGACCGCTGGGGAAATATCAACTGGGGTTACCAGGTGGTAGGCCAGTTCCAGTCCATGGAGCAGATCGAGAGCCATGCGGTGGATAACGACGGCCAGGGCAACCGCTCTCACCTTCCCGGCGACTTCATTTACAAGGATGTGAATGGCGACGGCATTATCAACAACCTCGACGAACGTCCGATCGGCTACGCAGAAGGCGCCAACCCTTACCTGAGCTTTGCATTGAACGGAAGCGTTTCTTACAAAGGCTTCTCGATGTTCTTCGATTTCGCAGGTGCTTCATTGCAGAGCTTCCAGCGCAACTGGGAATTGAAAATCCCTTACCAAAACAACGGTACTTCGCCCAACTACATGCTCGAAGACCGCTGGCACCGCGAAGATCCGTTCGATCCGAACAGCAAATGGGTGGAAGGTACTTACCCGGCCATTCGCAAGGATAACACCAGCCACGTGAACTTCCGCAAAAGCGATTTCTGGATCACCAACGTGCGCTACATCCGCCTGCGTAACATCGAGCTCGGTTACAGCTTCGATCAGAACATTTCGAAAAAAATCGGCCTCTCGGCCCTACGCATTTATGTAAATGCCTCTAACCTCTTCTCAATCGACAATGTGAAGAAGTACGGCATCGACCCGGAAATTTCATCGGGTAATGCGCTCGTGTATCCGCAGCAGCGCTTGTTCAATGCAGGTTTCAACCTCACTTTTTAA
- the bioB gene encoding biotin synthase BioB, translated as MLTETIRKDWTPDEIGAIYNRPLMQLIYDAATVHRQWHDPERIQVCTLLSIKTGGCPEDCAYCGQAARYQTGINVKALMRKDDVVAIARRAREGGSSRFCMAAAWREVKDNRDFDRVLDMVTEVAALGLEVCCTLGMLTETQAAKLKAAGLYAYNHNLDSSAEYYEQIISTRTYTDRLNTVDHVRKAGISVCCGGIIGLGETRENRMQMLHTLATMPEHPESVPVNALARVQGTPLGDRSKIDTWEMVRMIATARIIMPAAMIRLSAGRMEMSEYEQAFCFMAGANSIFTNENGELLVTPNPGMGEDRGMMERLGLKALVSGEVNA; from the coding sequence ATGCTAACCGAAACCATCCGCAAAGACTGGACGCCCGACGAGATCGGGGCCATTTACAACCGCCCGCTCATGCAGCTTATTTACGACGCGGCCACCGTGCACCGGCAATGGCACGACCCGGAGCGCATTCAGGTGTGCACGCTGCTGTCGATCAAAACCGGCGGCTGCCCCGAAGACTGCGCCTATTGCGGGCAAGCGGCGCGTTACCAAACGGGTATTAACGTAAAAGCATTGATGAGAAAGGACGACGTGGTAGCCATCGCCCGCCGCGCCCGCGAGGGTGGTTCGAGCCGCTTCTGCATGGCTGCCGCCTGGCGCGAAGTAAAAGACAACCGCGATTTCGACCGCGTCCTTGATATGGTGACAGAAGTGGCGGCATTGGGCCTCGAAGTATGCTGCACCCTGGGCATGCTCACCGAAACCCAGGCCGCAAAACTCAAAGCCGCCGGTCTCTACGCCTACAACCACAACCTGGACTCCTCCGCCGAATATTATGAGCAAATCATCTCCACCCGCACCTACACGGACCGCCTGAACACCGTCGACCACGTCCGCAAAGCCGGCATATCCGTCTGCTGTGGCGGCATCATCGGCCTCGGCGAAACGCGCGAAAACCGCATGCAAATGCTCCATACCCTCGCCACGATGCCCGAGCACCCGGAATCCGTGCCCGTCAACGCATTAGCCCGCGTACAAGGAACCCCGCTCGGCGACCGTTCGAAAATCGACACCTGGGAAATGGTCCGTATGATCGCCACAGCGCGCATTATCATGCCGGCAGCGATGATCCGTCTCAGCGCCGGGCGCATGGAAATGAGTGAATATGAGCAGGCGTTCTGCTTTATGGCCGGGGCGAATTCGATTTTTACAAATGAAAACGGGGAGCTGCTCGTGACGCCGAATCCGGGGATGGGGGAGGATAGGGGGATGATGGAGAGGTTGGGGTTGAAGGCGCTTGTCAGTGGGGAGGTGAATGCCTGA
- a CDS encoding glycoside hydrolase family 125 protein: MFERRDFIKAGALAVAGLAMPKWSFAKSADFPVVRIPADKRSFTSPAVEATIARMKKVIKDPELAWLFENCFPNTIDTTVHYNPVDGKPDTFVITGDIDAMWLRDSTAQVWPYLPLLKEDAKLKDMVAGLINRQTKCIIIDPYANAFYDRPKESEWSKDQTKMNPMLHERKWELDSLCYTIRLAYNYWKTTGDTKPFDADWLKAMELVLQTCKEQQRKDGPGPYKFGRVTSWSTDTVPGNGYGNPIKPVGLIASTFRPSDDATIFPFFIPSNFFAVVSFREVAEMLEKASATKNAKLAADFRALATEVEAAIKKHAVIDHTQFGKIYAFEADGYGNHVMMDDAGIPGLISLPYLNAVSVKDPIYINTRKYVLSDSNPYFFKGKAGEGLGSPHTLVNQIWPMGIIARAITSTSDKEIEAQLKLLKTTHNHTGFMHESFDKDDDSKFTRKWFAWVNTLFGELILKLEKERPHLLAKVY; encoded by the coding sequence ATGTTTGAAAGAAGAGATTTCATAAAAGCGGGTGCATTGGCAGTCGCAGGATTGGCCATGCCCAAATGGTCGTTTGCCAAAAGCGCCGACTTTCCGGTAGTCCGCATACCGGCCGATAAACGCAGCTTCACCAGTCCGGCCGTGGAGGCGACCATCGCCCGCATGAAAAAAGTCATCAAAGACCCCGAGCTGGCGTGGCTTTTCGAAAACTGCTTTCCCAACACGATCGATACCACTGTACATTACAACCCGGTAGACGGCAAGCCTGATACTTTTGTGATCACGGGCGACATCGATGCCATGTGGCTCCGCGACAGCACGGCGCAGGTGTGGCCTTACCTGCCATTGCTGAAAGAAGATGCGAAGCTGAAAGACATGGTGGCAGGCCTTATCAACCGGCAGACCAAATGCATTATCATCGATCCTTACGCAAATGCATTCTACGACCGCCCGAAAGAGAGCGAATGGAGCAAGGACCAGACGAAAATGAACCCCATGCTCCACGAGCGCAAATGGGAGCTCGATTCACTTTGCTACACCATCCGTTTGGCCTATAATTACTGGAAAACCACCGGCGATACCAAGCCATTCGACGCCGACTGGCTGAAAGCGATGGAGCTCGTGCTGCAAACCTGCAAGGAACAGCAGCGCAAAGACGGGCCGGGGCCTTACAAATTCGGCCGCGTTACGAGCTGGTCCACCGACACCGTGCCGGGCAATGGCTACGGTAATCCGATTAAGCCGGTGGGACTTATTGCCAGCACATTCCGTCCTTCGGATGATGCTACTATCTTCCCATTCTTCATTCCTTCCAATTTCTTCGCCGTCGTTTCCTTCCGCGAAGTAGCCGAAATGCTGGAAAAAGCGTCTGCGACCAAAAACGCGAAACTGGCGGCCGATTTCCGGGCGCTGGCGACGGAAGTGGAAGCGGCGATCAAGAAACATGCGGTGATTGACCACACCCAGTTTGGCAAAATCTATGCATTCGAAGCGGATGGTTACGGAAACCATGTGATGATGGACGATGCCGGCATTCCGGGGCTTATCAGCTTGCCTTACCTGAATGCGGTGTCGGTTAAAGACCCGATTTATATCAATACCCGCAAATATGTGCTGAGTGATTCCAATCCTTATTTCTTCAAAGGCAAAGCCGGCGAAGGATTGGGCAGCCCGCATACGCTCGTGAACCAGATATGGCCAATGGGCATCATCGCACGCGCGATCACTTCCACGAGCGATAAGGAGATCGAAGCGCAGTTGAAACTGCTCAAAACGACGCATAACCACACCGGTTTCATGCATGAGTCGTTTGACAAGGATGATGATTCGAAATTCACGCGGAAATGGTTCGCGTGGGTGAACACGCTGTTCGGCGAGCTGATTCTCAAACTTGAAAAAGAGCGCCCGCATTTGCTGGCGAAGGTCTACTAA
- a CDS encoding PVC-type heme-binding CxxCH protein — protein MKTKALSFILGIVLLGCASQQNSQNASVKTASAKGEAKARRLEILFLGDKGHHKPAERVPQIMAALGPKGINFTYTDNLNDLNPETLAKYDALMLYANWDSIAPQQAKSLLDYVASGKGFIPIHCASYCFRNNAEVVKLIGGQFWRHTWDTIQPVWTKPEHPAIAGVQPFKTVDETYLHTLLQPDNIVLTERLIQKDQEKDRPGQQKEPYTWVRTHGKGRIFYTAYGHDERTWGTQGFQDLIEKGILWAVNDDARKALAALAPKPFEYREAQLPNYEQRPGPQLQQLPLSPEESVKHIQVPVDFTLSVFAHEPDVMHPIAMTWDERGRLYVLITKDYPNERKDTGGSDYILICEDTNNDGKADKFTKFADDLSIPTGMTFANGGLVVSQAPHMLFLQDTNGDDKADVKKILFSGFGTGDTHAGPSNLHYGFDNWVYGSVGYSGFKGKVGNSDQLDFGQALFRFKPDGSDMEIVAKTSNNTWGLGFNEAGDLFGSTANNSHGWYSAIPNRYFGQSKVDNGSRSTDTHKDMQPITPKVRQVDVFGGFTAAAGHNFYTARAYPKQYWNKVAFVSEPTGHILHQNVMVKKGTDYEDQLGFNLLAGADEWVAPVFAEVGPDGAVWVADWYSYIIQHNPTPKGSENGKGNAYETPLRDFTHGRLYRIGWKNAPKYTPITLSKNRPDELVATLKNTNMFWRQHAQRLLVERGNKDVVTKLVELVKDKSVDEIGLNTAAIHALWTLEGLNAIGDAQVLPAVVEALKHPSNDVRKTAVKVLPRTAASGEALLTADALHDKEPLVVLNTLLAFTEIPLTPQIETAVLALLDTYSNAEDRWMPDAFAAVLNAHDGALRTKYLAQRIAKAGSASAAQQTAAAAANHADHSEMNHEGHGASKVTVQGSADLAITNITVEPKTPYVREYARVTIEITNIGSVPVTKEQVPTVNVGIRSRSLNTNYISRQLTNGIAPGETVKLVEGNNGPWKTAFGFTSDEAGKVNVTATVDVDNVVPEKDENKNNTMSKSFEVRRLDRLSDFALERTVRGYTSYASGDDVLKLLQTAQSLDAQGRNAMIKGVLGAWNPKRKETANDEGKKLLATVKGTIPDDLSSRYTTLLESYGIKEEVVADPNVQVVTIKAIREEMKFNVTEFTAVAGKTVEIVFENPDAMQHNVVVGRPKSTEIIGAAADKMITAKDGAEKNYVPNIPQVLAATPLVNPGQTYRLKFVVPDQVGDYPYVCTFPGHWRLMTGVMKVVKDKGL, from the coding sequence ATGAAGACCAAAGCGTTATCCTTTATCTTAGGTATTGTCCTGCTGGGATGTGCCTCTCAGCAAAACTCCCAGAACGCGTCGGTTAAAACTGCTTCCGCAAAAGGCGAGGCAAAGGCGCGCCGTCTGGAAATCCTGTTCCTGGGCGACAAGGGCCATCATAAGCCCGCCGAGCGCGTTCCGCAGATCATGGCTGCATTGGGTCCCAAAGGCATCAACTTTACCTACACGGATAACCTCAACGACCTGAACCCCGAAACGCTCGCCAAGTACGACGCATTGATGCTGTACGCCAACTGGGACTCGATTGCGCCGCAGCAGGCGAAGTCGCTGCTCGACTATGTGGCCAGCGGAAAAGGCTTTATCCCCATTCACTGCGCTTCGTACTGCTTCCGCAACAATGCAGAAGTGGTGAAGCTCATCGGCGGACAGTTCTGGCGCCATACCTGGGACACGATCCAGCCGGTTTGGACCAAGCCTGAGCACCCGGCCATCGCAGGCGTGCAGCCATTCAAAACCGTGGATGAAACGTACCTGCACACGTTGCTGCAACCCGACAACATTGTCCTCACCGAGCGCCTGATCCAGAAAGACCAGGAAAAAGACCGTCCCGGACAGCAGAAAGAGCCTTACACCTGGGTAAGAACCCACGGCAAAGGCCGGATTTTCTACACCGCTTACGGCCACGACGAGCGCACCTGGGGCACACAAGGCTTCCAGGACCTGATCGAAAAAGGTATCCTCTGGGCTGTAAACGACGATGCACGCAAAGCATTGGCGGCATTGGCTCCGAAACCATTCGAATACCGCGAGGCACAGCTGCCCAACTACGAGCAGCGCCCCGGCCCGCAGTTGCAGCAGTTGCCGCTTTCACCGGAAGAGTCGGTGAAGCACATTCAGGTTCCTGTTGATTTTACATTGAGCGTTTTCGCGCATGAGCCGGACGTGATGCACCCTATCGCAATGACCTGGGACGAGCGCGGCAGATTGTACGTGCTGATCACGAAAGATTATCCCAACGAACGCAAAGACACCGGCGGTAGCGACTACATCCTCATCTGCGAGGACACGAACAACGACGGCAAAGCCGATAAATTCACCAAGTTCGCCGATGATTTGAGCATTCCTACCGGTATGACATTCGCGAACGGCGGTCTGGTCGTTTCGCAGGCGCCGCATATGCTGTTTTTGCAGGACACCAATGGCGATGACAAGGCCGATGTGAAGAAAATCCTCTTCTCCGGCTTCGGTACCGGCGATACGCACGCGGGTCCTTCCAACCTGCACTACGGCTTCGATAACTGGGTTTACGGCTCGGTGGGTTACTCCGGCTTCAAAGGCAAGGTAGGCAACAGCGACCAGCTGGATTTCGGCCAGGCACTGTTCCGTTTCAAACCGGATGGCTCGGATATGGAAATTGTCGCTAAAACTTCGAATAACACCTGGGGATTGGGCTTCAATGAGGCTGGTGACCTGTTCGGCTCAACGGCCAACAACTCGCACGGCTGGTACAGCGCCATTCCGAACCGCTATTTCGGCCAAAGCAAAGTCGATAACGGCAGCCGCAGCACCGATACCCACAAGGACATGCAGCCAATCACGCCGAAAGTGCGCCAGGTGGACGTGTTCGGTGGATTTACCGCCGCAGCAGGCCACAACTTCTACACCGCCCGCGCGTATCCGAAACAATACTGGAATAAAGTCGCATTCGTTTCCGAGCCTACCGGCCACATTCTGCACCAGAACGTGATGGTGAAAAAAGGTACGGATTATGAGGATCAACTCGGCTTTAACCTCCTCGCAGGTGCCGATGAATGGGTTGCTCCCGTTTTCGCGGAAGTTGGCCCGGACGGCGCCGTGTGGGTAGCCGACTGGTACAGCTACATTATCCAGCACAACCCAACCCCTAAGGGCTCGGAAAACGGAAAAGGTAACGCCTACGAAACGCCGTTGCGCGATTTCACCCACGGCCGCCTCTACCGCATCGGCTGGAAGAATGCACCGAAATATACGCCGATTACATTGAGCAAAAACCGCCCGGATGAATTGGTAGCGACTTTGAAAAACACCAACATGTTCTGGCGCCAGCACGCGCAACGCCTTCTCGTGGAACGCGGCAACAAAGATGTAGTAACGAAACTCGTTGAGCTCGTTAAAGACAAATCCGTTGACGAAATCGGCCTGAATACCGCTGCCATCCACGCGTTGTGGACATTGGAAGGCCTGAATGCCATCGGCGACGCGCAAGTGCTGCCAGCAGTAGTGGAAGCATTGAAACACCCATCCAACGACGTACGCAAAACCGCTGTGAAAGTGCTCCCACGCACCGCAGCCAGCGGAGAAGCATTGCTTACCGCCGATGCATTGCACGACAAAGAACCGTTGGTAGTATTGAACACGCTCCTCGCATTCACCGAAATACCATTGACCCCGCAGATCGAAACCGCAGTGCTTGCATTGCTCGATACGTATTCCAATGCAGAAGACCGCTGGATGCCGGACGCATTCGCCGCGGTCCTCAATGCGCATGACGGTGCATTGCGCACCAAATACCTCGCGCAACGTATTGCCAAAGCGGGTTCCGCAAGTGCAGCACAGCAAACTGCCGCTGCCGCCGCCAACCACGCCGATCATTCAGAGATGAACCACGAAGGTCACGGCGCCAGCAAAGTGACTGTTCAGGGATCAGCCGACCTGGCGATTACCAACATCACCGTAGAGCCGAAAACGCCTTACGTTCGCGAGTACGCACGGGTGACCATTGAAATCACCAACATCGGTTCCGTACCTGTGACGAAAGAGCAGGTGCCGACCGTGAATGTGGGCATCCGCAGCCGTTCTTTGAATACCAACTACATCAGCCGCCAGCTCACCAACGGCATTGCGCCGGGTGAAACCGTCAAGCTCGTAGAAGGCAACAACGGCCCTTGGAAAACTGCATTCGGTTTTACTTCCGACGAAGCGGGCAAAGTGAATGTGACCGCGACTGTGGACGTGGACAATGTAGTTCCTGAAAAAGACGAGAACAAGAACAACACGATGAGCAAGTCGTTCGAAGTGCGTCGCCTCGACCGCCTCTCCGATTTCGCATTGGAGCGTACCGTACGCGGCTACACTTCCTACGCCAGCGGCGACGATGTGTTGAAATTGCTTCAAACCGCACAATCACTCGATGCGCAGGGACGCAATGCGATGATCAAAGGCGTGCTCGGTGCTTGGAATCCAAAACGCAAGGAAACCGCCAACGACGAAGGCAAAAAACTGCTGGCTACCGTAAAAGGCACCATTCCTGACGACCTGAGCAGCCGCTACACGACTTTGCTGGAATCTTACGGCATCAAGGAAGAAGTAGTGGCAGATCCGAATGTACAGGTCGTGACCATTAAGGCCATTCGTGAAGAAATGAAGTTCAACGTCACCGAATTCACCGCGGTGGCTGGAAAAACCGTTGAAATCGTATTCGAAAACCCGGATGCGATGCAGCATAATGTGGTGGTAGGACGTCCCAAGTCTACCGAGATCATCGGCGCTGCTGCCGACAAGATGATCACCGCCAAAGACGGTGCAGAGAAGAATTATGTACCCAATATCCCTCAGGTTCTGGCTGCGACACCGCTCGTAAACCCCGGCCAAACCTACCGCTTGAAGTTTGTAGTACCGGATCAGGTTGGAGACTATCCGTATGTATGTACGTTCCCTGGCCACTGGCGTCTGATGACCGGGGTCATGAAAGTTGTGAAGGACAAAGGGTTATAA
- a CDS encoding Gfo/Idh/MocA family protein has product MSQKINVAIIGLGFGAEFIPIYQQHPNANMYAICQRTESKLNEIGDQYGIDVRYTDYDELLKDPNIDAVHINSPIPNHAEQTLKALRAGKHVACTVPMATSVEDCIEIVKATRETGKKYMMMETVVYAREFLFVKELYEKGELGKVQFLKASHQQDMEGWPDYWPGLPPMHYATHCVGPVAGLLKLEAEYVSCFGSGTISEDLIKIHNSPFAVESAHIKFKDSDLSAYVYRSLFDVARQYRESFEVYGSKKSFEWPLIEGEDPVIHTAKKPEHEIAEKVTTPDYAHYLPEEIRHFTGHGVYNLDDNAHLSFVQGGGHGGSHPHLAHEFISALIEDREPFPNAWQSANWTSVGILAHESAMQGGAIIKLPDFQSL; this is encoded by the coding sequence ATGTCTCAAAAAATTAATGTTGCCATTATCGGATTAGGCTTCGGCGCCGAGTTTATCCCCATTTACCAGCAACATCCCAATGCCAATATGTACGCGATTTGCCAGCGTACGGAATCGAAACTGAATGAAATCGGCGACCAGTACGGCATTGACGTACGCTATACCGACTATGACGAGCTGCTGAAAGACCCGAACATCGACGCGGTCCACATCAACTCCCCTATCCCCAACCACGCGGAGCAGACATTGAAAGCCCTCCGCGCCGGCAAGCACGTGGCTTGTACCGTGCCGATGGCAACCAGCGTAGAGGATTGCATTGAAATCGTGAAAGCGACCCGCGAAACGGGCAAAAAATATATGATGATGGAAACCGTGGTGTACGCACGCGAATTCCTGTTTGTCAAAGAATTGTATGAAAAAGGCGAGCTGGGCAAAGTTCAGTTCCTCAAAGCGAGCCACCAGCAGGATATGGAAGGATGGCCCGACTACTGGCCGGGATTGCCTCCAATGCACTACGCGACGCACTGCGTAGGCCCGGTAGCCGGCTTGCTGAAACTCGAAGCAGAATACGTTTCATGCTTCGGTTCAGGAACGATTTCCGAAGACCTGATCAAGATCCACAACTCGCCATTCGCGGTAGAATCGGCACATATTAAGTTCAAAGACAGCGACTTGTCGGCGTACGTGTACCGCTCGTTGTTCGACGTGGCGCGCCAGTACCGCGAGAGCTTCGAGGTGTACGGCAGCAAAAAATCATTCGAATGGCCATTGATCGAAGGCGAAGATCCCGTGATCCACACCGCGAAAAAGCCTGAGCACGAAATCGCTGAGAAAGTGACTACGCCGGATTATGCACATTATTTGCCGGAGGAGATCCGTCATTTCACCGGTCACGGCGTTTATAACCTGGATGACAACGCCCACTTGTCGTTTGTACAAGGCGGCGGCCACGGCGGTTCGCACCCGCATTTGGCGCACGAGTTCATCAGCGCATTGATCGAAGACCGCGAGCCTTTCCCGAACGCATGGCAGTCGGCCAACTGGACGAGCGTAGGTATTCTTGCGCACGAGTCGGCAATGCAAGGCGGCGCGATTATCAAATTGCCTGATTTTCAAAGTTTGTAA
- a CDS encoding GNAT family N-acetyltransferase, producing MIRPARPADAEAVAPLLVLAMGHIAGIFARSTRYEDAIPFFEAFFKDGDNQYSYANTLVYETEAGVIGAITGYDGGRLHELRQPVLDKLREAEPDFNPNDETEPGEYYIDCVNVDPGHQGKGIGKELIRAFCEHAQTLGYGRVGLIVDMVNPAAKRLYENLGFQVAGEKDFMGHRYFHMVRQSPSYSKFA from the coding sequence ATGATCCGACCCGCCCGCCCCGCCGATGCCGAAGCCGTAGCGCCGCTACTTGTGCTGGCGATGGGCCACATTGCGGGCATCTTCGCACGCTCCACGCGTTACGAGGATGCGATCCCGTTTTTCGAAGCGTTTTTCAAAGACGGCGACAATCAGTATAGTTATGCCAATACACTTGTGTACGAAACCGAAGCAGGCGTGATCGGCGCCATTACCGGCTACGACGGCGGCCGGCTCCACGAGCTGCGCCAGCCGGTGCTCGACAAGCTCCGCGAGGCCGAACCGGATTTCAATCCCAACGACGAAACCGAGCCCGGCGAGTATTACATCGACTGTGTGAATGTGGATCCCGGGCACCAGGGCAAGGGAATTGGCAAAGAATTGATCCGGGCTTTTTGCGAGCATGCCCAAACGCTCGGGTACGGACGCGTGGGACTCATTGTGGACATGGTTAACCCCGCTGCGAAGCGGCTGTATGAAAATTTGGGCTTCCAGGTGGCTGGTGAAAAGGACTTTATGGGTCACCGGTATTTTCATATGGTGCGCCAGAGCCCGTCGTATTCCAAATTTGCCTAA